From a region of the Triticum aestivum cultivar Chinese Spring chromosome 7D, IWGSC CS RefSeq v2.1, whole genome shotgun sequence genome:
- the LOC123165726 gene encoding uncharacterized protein isoform X2 — translation MFEDKSSAINLTTRRLGAKLAQMIMKCSFYDDKLVVGRSEYKEIIEESLGLTCVYNDHVMEVMWGLQNLMHTSFPEEKSKMSRDDQLLVSKGLYMVLDRHGIKIKAEMLNEHIIKKTRDVRNTDLREDAVAIVLHEMVDAYFEEFSKIDTEEWSLFKLALALKVMIDPHGGLKAGDPYEMFTHDELIVMGRDASKYEGTLDKKTVLAMYNDAVVLREDKMDLLYELDCLVEEAKGALETEEVLEKLATLSVDSKQQTDCTSSTAVSLTVPNQSSIYKEQHCPITDADGAEISPTTPDEVTAERDAVRENTQAQETTAEGRKEIGTAEGRMNLGTAEGRMNLGTAGGRINLGTAEGRKELSRIIAQKVPPCHYQEWKPLHIPQLIPTTPYGAEILPTTPNEVTAERNAVRENTQAQETTAEGRKEIGHILGQ, via the exons atgtttgaggacaaaTCCAGTGCCATTAACCTTACTACCCGGCGATTAGGCGCCAAACTCGCCCAGATGATCATGAAGTGCTCCTTCTATGATGACAAACTAGTTGTTGGAAGGTCTGAATATAAAGAAATAATTGAAGAATCACTG GGTCTAACCTGTGTGTACAATGATCATGTGATGGAGGTGATGTGGGGTCTGCAGAATCTCATGCATACTTCTTTTCCTGAAGAAAAATCTAAGATGTCTAGGGATGACCAGCTCCTCGTGAGCAAAGGATTGTATATGGTCTTAGATCGACACGGCATTAAGATCAAGGCAGAGATG CTTAATGAGCATATTATTAAGAAGACCCGCGATGTACGTAATACTGATTTACGTGAAGATGCAGTTGCAATTGTGTTGCACGAAATGGTTGATGCCTATTTCGAGGAGTTTTCTAAAATTGATACCGAGGAATGGAGTTTATTCAAACTAGCATTAGCTTTGAAAGTAATGATTGATCCTCATGGAGGACTTAAAGCTGGTGACCCTTATGAG ATGTTCACACATGACGAGTTAATAGTGATGGGGCGTGACGCATCTAAATATGAAGGTACTCTTGATAAGAAAACTGTCTTGGCAATGTACAATGACGCTGTTGTTCTCCGTGAGGACAAGATGGATTTGCTGTACGAATTGGACTGCTTGGTTGAGGAGGCTAAAGGAGCACTGGAAACTGAAGAAGTGCTGGAGAAGCTTGCAACATTAAGTGTTGACTCCAAGCAGCAAACTGACTGTACATCTTCAACAGCGGTGAGTCTGACAGTACCCAACCAAAGCAGCATCTATAAGGAGCAACACTGTCCTATCACAG ATGCAGATGGCGCGGAGATCTCGCCAACCACTCCAGATGAAGTTACTGCTGAAAGGGATGCTGTCCGGGAAAATACACAGGCTCAAGAAACTACTGCTGAAGGAAGAAAGGAGATCGGTACTGCTGAAGGAAGAATGAACCTCGGTACTGCTGAAGGAAGAATGAACCTTGGTACTGCTGGAGGAAGAATAAACCTCGGTACTGCTGAAGGAAGAAAGGAGCTCAGTCGCATTATTGCTCAGAAGGTGCCCCCTTGTCATTATCAAGAATGGAAGCCTCTTCACATTCCGCAGCTCATTCCAACCACTCCATATGGTGCGGAGATCTTGCCAACCACTCCAAATGAAGTTACTGCTGAAAGGAATGCTGTCCGGGAAAATACGCAGGCTCAAGAAACTACCGCTGAAGGAAGAAAGGAGATCGGTCACATTCTTGGTCAGTAG
- the LOC123165726 gene encoding uncharacterized protein isoform X3, translated as MEVMWGLQNLMHTSFPEEKSKMSRDDQLLVSKGLYMVLDRHGIKIKAEMLNEHIIKKTRDVRNTDLREDAVAIVLHEMVDAYFEEFSKIDTEEWSLFKLALALKVMIDPHGGLKAGDPYEMFTHDELIVMGRDASKYEGTLDKKTVLAMYNDAVVLREDKMDLLYELDCLVEEAKGALETEEVLEKLATLSVDSKQQTDCTSSTAVSLTVPNQSSIYKEQHCPITADADGAEISPTTPDEVTAERDAVRENTQAQETTAEGRKEIGTAEGRMNLGTAEGRMNLGTAGGRINLGTAEGRKELSRIIAQKVPPCHYQEWKPLHIPQLIPTTPYGAEILPTTPNEVTAERNAVRENTQAQETTAEGRKEIGHILGQ; from the exons ATGGAGGTGATGTGGGGTCTGCAGAATCTCATGCATACTTCTTTTCCTGAAGAAAAATCTAAGATGTCTAGGGATGACCAGCTCCTCGTGAGCAAAGGATTGTATATGGTCTTAGATCGACACGGCATTAAGATCAAGGCAGAGATG CTTAATGAGCATATTATTAAGAAGACCCGCGATGTACGTAATACTGATTTACGTGAAGATGCAGTTGCAATTGTGTTGCACGAAATGGTTGATGCCTATTTCGAGGAGTTTTCTAAAATTGATACCGAGGAATGGAGTTTATTCAAACTAGCATTAGCTTTGAAAGTAATGATTGATCCTCATGGAGGACTTAAAGCTGGTGACCCTTATGAG ATGTTCACACATGACGAGTTAATAGTGATGGGGCGTGACGCATCTAAATATGAAGGTACTCTTGATAAGAAAACTGTCTTGGCAATGTACAATGACGCTGTTGTTCTCCGTGAGGACAAGATGGATTTGCTGTACGAATTGGACTGCTTGGTTGAGGAGGCTAAAGGAGCACTGGAAACTGAAGAAGTGCTGGAGAAGCTTGCAACATTAAGTGTTGACTCCAAGCAGCAAACTGACTGTACATCTTCAACAGCGGTGAGTCTGACAGTACCCAACCAAAGCAGCATCTATAAGGAGCAACACTGTCCTATCACAG CAGATGCAGATGGCGCGGAGATCTCGCCAACCACTCCAGATGAAGTTACTGCTGAAAGGGATGCTGTCCGGGAAAATACACAGGCTCAAGAAACTACTGCTGAAGGAAGAAAGGAGATCGGTACTGCTGAAGGAAGAATGAACCTCGGTACTGCTGAAGGAAGAATGAACCTTGGTACTGCTGGAGGAAGAATAAACCTCGGTACTGCTGAAGGAAGAAAGGAGCTCAGTCGCATTATTGCTCAGAAGGTGCCCCCTTGTCATTATCAAGAATGGAAGCCTCTTCACATTCCGCAGCTCATTCCAACCACTCCATATGGTGCGGAGATCTTGCCAACCACTCCAAATGAAGTTACTGCTGAAAGGAATGCTGTCCGGGAAAATACGCAGGCTCAAGAAACTACCGCTGAAGGAAGAAAGGAGATCGGTCACATTCTTGGTCAGTAG
- the LOC123165726 gene encoding uncharacterized protein isoform X1, producing MFEDKSSAINLTTRRLGAKLAQMIMKCSFYDDKLVVGRSEYKEIIEESLGLTCVYNDHVMEVMWGLQNLMHTSFPEEKSKMSRDDQLLVSKGLYMVLDRHGIKIKAEMLNEHIIKKTRDVRNTDLREDAVAIVLHEMVDAYFEEFSKIDTEEWSLFKLALALKVMIDPHGGLKAGDPYEMFTHDELIVMGRDASKYEGTLDKKTVLAMYNDAVVLREDKMDLLYELDCLVEEAKGALETEEVLEKLATLSVDSKQQTDCTSSTAVSLTVPNQSSIYKEQHCPITADADGAEISPTTPDEVTAERDAVRENTQAQETTAEGRKEIGTAEGRMNLGTAEGRMNLGTAGGRINLGTAEGRKELSRIIAQKVPPCHYQEWKPLHIPQLIPTTPYGAEILPTTPNEVTAERNAVRENTQAQETTAEGRKEIGHILGQ from the exons atgtttgaggacaaaTCCAGTGCCATTAACCTTACTACCCGGCGATTAGGCGCCAAACTCGCCCAGATGATCATGAAGTGCTCCTTCTATGATGACAAACTAGTTGTTGGAAGGTCTGAATATAAAGAAATAATTGAAGAATCACTG GGTCTAACCTGTGTGTACAATGATCATGTGATGGAGGTGATGTGGGGTCTGCAGAATCTCATGCATACTTCTTTTCCTGAAGAAAAATCTAAGATGTCTAGGGATGACCAGCTCCTCGTGAGCAAAGGATTGTATATGGTCTTAGATCGACACGGCATTAAGATCAAGGCAGAGATG CTTAATGAGCATATTATTAAGAAGACCCGCGATGTACGTAATACTGATTTACGTGAAGATGCAGTTGCAATTGTGTTGCACGAAATGGTTGATGCCTATTTCGAGGAGTTTTCTAAAATTGATACCGAGGAATGGAGTTTATTCAAACTAGCATTAGCTTTGAAAGTAATGATTGATCCTCATGGAGGACTTAAAGCTGGTGACCCTTATGAG ATGTTCACACATGACGAGTTAATAGTGATGGGGCGTGACGCATCTAAATATGAAGGTACTCTTGATAAGAAAACTGTCTTGGCAATGTACAATGACGCTGTTGTTCTCCGTGAGGACAAGATGGATTTGCTGTACGAATTGGACTGCTTGGTTGAGGAGGCTAAAGGAGCACTGGAAACTGAAGAAGTGCTGGAGAAGCTTGCAACATTAAGTGTTGACTCCAAGCAGCAAACTGACTGTACATCTTCAACAGCGGTGAGTCTGACAGTACCCAACCAAAGCAGCATCTATAAGGAGCAACACTGTCCTATCACAG CAGATGCAGATGGCGCGGAGATCTCGCCAACCACTCCAGATGAAGTTACTGCTGAAAGGGATGCTGTCCGGGAAAATACACAGGCTCAAGAAACTACTGCTGAAGGAAGAAAGGAGATCGGTACTGCTGAAGGAAGAATGAACCTCGGTACTGCTGAAGGAAGAATGAACCTTGGTACTGCTGGAGGAAGAATAAACCTCGGTACTGCTGAAGGAAGAAAGGAGCTCAGTCGCATTATTGCTCAGAAGGTGCCCCCTTGTCATTATCAAGAATGGAAGCCTCTTCACATTCCGCAGCTCATTCCAACCACTCCATATGGTGCGGAGATCTTGCCAACCACTCCAAATGAAGTTACTGCTGAAAGGAATGCTGTCCGGGAAAATACGCAGGCTCAAGAAACTACCGCTGAAGGAAGAAAGGAGATCGGTCACATTCTTGGTCAGTAG